Proteins encoded by one window of Lycium barbarum isolate Lr01 chromosome 11, ASM1917538v2, whole genome shotgun sequence:
- the LOC132618768 gene encoding 1-aminocyclopropane-1-carboxylate oxidase 3-like — protein sequence MENFPIINLEKLNGAERSNTMEMIKDACENWGFFELVNHGIPHEVMDTVEKLTKGHYKKCMEQRFKELVASKGLEAVQAEVTDLDWESTFFLRHLPASNISQVPDLDDKYREVMRDFAKRLEKLAEELLDLLCENLRLEKGYLKKAFYGSKGPNFGTKASNYPPCPKPDLIKGLRAHTDAGGIILLFQDDKVSGLQLLKDGQWIDVPPMRHSIVVNLGDQLEVITNGKYKSVMHRVIAQTDGTRMSLASFYNPGNDAVIYPAPTLVEKEEEESKQVYPKFVFDDYMKLYAGLKFQAKEPRFETMKAMEADVKSDLIATA from the exons ATGGAGAACTTCCCAATTATCAACTTGGAAAAGCTCAATGGAGCTGAGAGATCCAACACCATGGAAATGATTAAAGATGCCTGTGAGAACTGGGGCTTCTTTGAG TTGGTCAACCATGGAATTCCACATGAAGTAATGGACACAGTGGAGAAATTGACAAAGGGACATTACAAGAAGTGCATGGAACAGAGGTTTAAAGAATTGGTTGCCAGCAAAGGTCTTGAAGCAGTGCAAGCTGAGGTCACTGATTTGGATTGGGAAAGCACTTTCTTCTTGCGCCATCTTCCTGCTTCTAACATCTCTCAAGTGCCCGACCTTGATGACAAATACAG AGAGGTCATGAGAGATTTTGCTAAAAGACTTGAGAAGTTGGCTGAGGAGTTACTGGACCTGCTCTGTGAAAATCTTCGGCTTGAAAAGGGTTACTTGAAAAAGGCATTTTATGGCTCAAAAGGTCCCAATTTTGGGACTAAGGCGAGCAATTACCCACCATGCCCCAAGCCCGATTTGATAAAGGGACTCCGCGCTCACACAGACGCTGGTGGCATAATACTTCTATTCCAAGATGACAAAGTGAGCGGCCTTCAACTCCTCAAAGACGGGCAATGGATTGATGTTCCTCCCATGCGCCACTCTATTGTGGTTAATCTTGGCGACCAACTTGag GTGATCACCAACGGAAAATACAAGAGTGTGATGCACAGAGTGATTGCTCAGACAGACGGGACTCGAATGTCACTAGCTTCGTTTTATAATCCAGGAAATGATGCAGTAATCTATCCAGCACCAACTTTGGTTGAAAAAGAGGAAGAGGAAAGCAAACAAGTTTACCcaaaatttgtgtttgatgattacATGAAGTTATATGCTGGACTCAAGTTTCAGGCCAAAGAGCCAAGATTTGAAACCATGAAGGCCATGGAAGCAGATGTGAAAAGTGATCTGATTGCAACTGCTTAG